Proteins encoded together in one Halalkaliarchaeum sp. AArc-CO window:
- a CDS encoding fibronectin type III domain-containing protein: protein MDDSLTRRSALVSGSVLVAGTSGCLSGATFSAADDPETEVDEEGEPPDPEVTVAVDTAEATDVTDSAATFVGEVVELEGADSTSVHFDWRGETDGEWNETSSQVLESPGSFSIGSTGFDRNTPYEFRAVAQARGETDVGETRTFTTETGIDLAVETGQASEVTDSTVTLVGEVTELDGLEEAIVGFEWRPVGSEEWTASGTESRKSPTTFQHSLSGLESETAYEFRAVAEADGESIAATSDLSSFTTTEEPEAVGIETVEVKDVTHSNAVFIGEVTHLDQAESVDVHFEWREAGTEAWTTSDVETVDTPETFRHPIPGLESETAYEFRAVADVDGQTTVGQLLTFTSGEYVPISSDDPAEPELSIETFAATEVTDSAARLAAELTELDGADSATVGFEWRESGTETWWTTEMETRKSTGTVDLRMSGLDPEMAYEFRAIADADDATDRGDVRSFVTTGGEAKEDQKSGEEDQESSEGDQELVYWQVDFGAGEKPPEPPRYYPDDVVAALGNSADGVTENPSFRRKQTDGQLGDVRVADGSVSFADSDDPTEVSVAFELDEGAPERHLHLAVFVMPGPYDPAEVDEQELYEYASATYGGGDAGELSVSVPQ from the coding sequence ATGGACGATTCACTCACGCGGAGGAGCGCACTGGTTTCCGGGAGCGTGCTCGTCGCCGGAACGAGCGGGTGTCTGTCCGGAGCGACGTTCTCCGCCGCAGACGACCCGGAAACGGAGGTCGACGAGGAGGGGGAACCTCCTGATCCCGAGGTAACTGTAGCCGTGGACACGGCAGAGGCCACCGATGTGACGGACTCGGCCGCGACGTTCGTCGGCGAGGTGGTCGAACTCGAGGGTGCCGACTCGACGTCCGTTCACTTCGACTGGCGGGGCGAGACCGACGGGGAGTGGAACGAAACGAGTTCGCAGGTCCTCGAATCCCCCGGGAGCTTCAGCATCGGGTCGACCGGATTCGATCGGAATACCCCCTACGAGTTCCGCGCGGTCGCGCAGGCACGCGGTGAGACGGACGTTGGCGAAACGCGGACGTTTACGACGGAGACGGGGATCGACCTCGCGGTCGAAACAGGCCAGGCGTCCGAGGTGACGGATTCGACTGTTACCCTCGTCGGCGAGGTGACGGAACTGGACGGCCTCGAGGAAGCGATCGTCGGCTTCGAGTGGCGGCCCGTGGGATCGGAGGAGTGGACAGCTTCCGGTACTGAGAGTCGGAAGTCCCCGACGACGTTCCAGCACTCGCTGTCCGGGCTCGAAAGCGAGACGGCCTACGAGTTCCGGGCCGTCGCCGAGGCCGACGGGGAATCTATCGCAGCGACGAGCGATCTCAGTTCGTTTACGACGACCGAAGAGCCGGAGGCCGTCGGCATCGAAACCGTCGAGGTGAAGGACGTGACACACTCGAACGCGGTTTTCATCGGCGAAGTAACGCATCTCGACCAGGCCGAGTCGGTCGACGTCCATTTCGAGTGGCGGGAAGCGGGAACCGAAGCGTGGACGACCTCCGACGTCGAGACTGTGGACACACCCGAGACGTTCCGGCATCCGATCCCCGGACTCGAAAGCGAGACGGCCTACGAGTTCCGCGCCGTCGCCGACGTCGACGGCCAGACCACTGTCGGCCAGTTGCTGACGTTCACTTCCGGGGAGTACGTACCGATCAGTTCCGACGATCCAGCCGAGCCGGAGCTCTCGATCGAGACGTTCGCCGCGACCGAGGTGACCGATTCGGCTGCGAGGCTTGCCGCCGAACTGACGGAACTCGACGGGGCTGACAGTGCTACAGTCGGTTTCGAGTGGCGGGAGTCGGGAACGGAGACGTGGTGGACGACGGAGATGGAAACGCGGAAATCGACGGGAACCGTCGACCTTCGGATGTCGGGACTCGATCCCGAGATGGCCTACGAGTTCCGTGCGATCGCGGACGCTGACGACGCGACCGACCGCGGGGACGTTCGCTCGTTCGTGACCACAGGCGGGGAGGCAAAAGAGGACCAGAAGTCCGGTGAAGAGGACCAGGAGTCCAGTGAAGGGGATCAGGAACTCGTCTACTGGCAGGTCGACTTCGGGGCGGGCGAGAAACCGCCCGAGCCGCCCCGCTACTACCCCGACGATGTCGTCGCAGCGCTCGGAAACTCCGCCGACGGCGTTACCGAGAACCCGTCGTTCCGGCGGAAACAGACTGACGGCCAGCTCGGGGACGTACGCGTCGCTGACGGATCTGTCTCCTTTGCCGACAGTGATGACCCGACCGAGGTCTCCGTCGCCTTCGAACTGGACGAGGGCGCACCCGAACGCCACCTCCATCTCGCCGTATTTGTCATGCCAGGCCCGTACGACCCTGCCGAGGTCGACGAGCAGGAGCTGTACGAGTACGCCAGCGCGACCTACGGCGGAGGCGACGCAGGTGAGCTTTCGGTATCGGTTCCGCAGTGA
- a CDS encoding helix-turn-helix domain-containing protein, whose translation MGIGELIALGREAGIRKFEELACRGTGGIVQVTVESRYDETRLQDLSCVDEWEHVSETDGGHLYVIEFTAPELPESLAEEAADLIGTCDPELSDREATMSLVGSQESISGTIREYEAAGVSPDLRKLGTYDGPNDPVDALTDRQREVIETAYEMGFYEVPREASTDEVAAQLDLDPSTVAEHLQRAERNVLGEVLE comes from the coding sequence ATGGGGATCGGGGAACTGATCGCCCTGGGTCGGGAGGCGGGGATCCGGAAGTTCGAGGAACTCGCGTGCCGGGGCACCGGCGGGATCGTCCAGGTGACGGTCGAATCGCGATACGACGAAACGCGTCTCCAGGACCTCTCCTGTGTCGACGAGTGGGAACACGTCTCGGAGACGGACGGCGGTCATCTGTACGTCATCGAGTTCACGGCGCCGGAGCTCCCGGAGAGCCTCGCCGAGGAGGCTGCGGACCTGATCGGCACCTGCGATCCGGAGCTCTCCGATCGTGAGGCGACGATGTCGCTCGTGGGGTCACAGGAGTCGATCTCCGGAACCATCCGCGAGTACGAAGCTGCGGGAGTGTCGCCGGATCTCCGGAAGCTCGGGACCTACGACGGGCCGAACGATCCCGTAGACGCGCTTACCGACCGCCAGCGAGAGGTCATCGAGACCGCCTACGAGATGGGCTTTTACGAGGTCCCGCGGGAGGCCTCGACCGACGAGGTCGCCGCACAACTGGATCTCGACCCCTCGACAGTCGCCGAGCACCTCCAGCGCGCCGAGCGGAACGTGCTGGGTGAGGTGCTGGAGTGA
- a CDS encoding diadenylate cyclase produces the protein MKELDHVLDRYATSQELMDHIRYTAETLSLEFDRWGEQYISGPSLYLLIVADINFDAYTDPMGDNRWPIERCQVVTESSDRFTEVARDVAFSRDGAVVVTGDGTVQEQMVRVRSPSRESIREAGNLEYGDWMGAKHMSALETSIRDEVLWVITLSEEDGRVTTFLDGTYQDYPREEIGGRWRPEK, from the coding sequence ATGAAGGAACTCGATCACGTCTTGGACAGGTATGCGACCAGTCAGGAGCTCATGGACCACATCAGATACACTGCCGAGACCCTGAGCTTGGAATTCGATCGGTGGGGCGAACAGTACATAAGCGGTCCAAGTCTGTATCTGTTGATCGTTGCCGACATCAATTTCGATGCCTACACTGATCCGATGGGGGACAACAGGTGGCCGATCGAGCGCTGTCAGGTCGTCACCGAGTCGTCCGACAGGTTCACTGAGGTCGCTCGAGACGTGGCGTTCAGCCGCGACGGGGCTGTCGTCGTGACCGGGGACGGGACGGTTCAAGAGCAGATGGTTCGGGTCCGCAGCCCCAGTCGGGAGTCCATCAGGGAAGCAGGCAACTTAGAATACGGCGATTGGATGGGTGCCAAACACATGAGCGCGCTCGAAACGTCGATCCGTGACGAAGTCCTGTGGGTGATCACGCTCAGTGAAGAAGACGGGCGAGTCACGACGTTCCTCGACGGCACCTATCAGGACTATCCCCGCGAGGAGATCGGTGGCCGCTGGCGGCCTGAAAAATAG
- a CDS encoding DNA-3-methyladenine glycosylase 2 family protein — MESLSEDPVMADLIETHGKLTIEPADDMFRRMAASIINQQLSTASARAIRTRVFDHVEVTPEGMLAADPTELHELGLSESKVEYLKNVADAHQTRGYSVAYFEGMTDEEVIAELTEIKGVGTWTAKMALIFCLGREDVFPVEDLGIRRGMETAYGLTQRDAMIEKAAEWAPYRSYASRYLWRVVD, encoded by the coding sequence ATGGAATCGCTGTCCGAGGATCCGGTCATGGCCGACCTGATCGAAACGCACGGGAAACTGACGATCGAACCGGCCGACGACATGTTCCGCCGCATGGCCGCCTCGATCATCAATCAGCAGCTTTCGACTGCCTCCGCCCGGGCGATTCGCACCCGGGTGTTCGATCACGTCGAGGTGACACCCGAGGGGATGCTCGCTGCGGATCCGACGGAACTCCACGAGCTGGGGCTCTCCGAGTCGAAGGTCGAGTACCTCAAAAACGTCGCCGACGCTCACCAGACGCGGGGCTATTCGGTGGCCTACTTCGAGGGGATGACCGACGAGGAAGTAATCGCCGAACTCACCGAAATCAAGGGCGTCGGGACCTGGACGGCGAAGATGGCATTGATATTCTGTCTGGGACGGGAGGACGTTTTTCCCGTCGAAGACCTGGGGATCCGCCGGGGAATGGAAACCGCCTACGGGCTCACACAGCGGGACGCAATGATCGAAAAGGCCGCAGAGTGGGCCCCGTATCGGAGCTACGCGAGCCGGTACCTGTGGCGCGTCGTCGACTGA
- a CDS encoding pre-peptidase C-terminal domain-containing protein, with translation MSVNRRSVLVGVLTVVPLSIAGCLGDDDLVVCTSVDGSQTFRFEAEEDDDIVVAIDNRDGDFTAVELTTVDDRGTALSNRSVEDEAEITVDAPETGRYELSIVAAGTASVTVRLQQD, from the coding sequence ATGAGCGTAAACCGACGATCAGTCCTCGTCGGTGTGTTGACGGTGGTTCCGCTGTCGATTGCCGGCTGCCTCGGAGACGACGACCTTGTCGTGTGTACGAGCGTCGACGGGAGCCAGACGTTCCGCTTCGAGGCGGAGGAAGACGACGACATCGTCGTCGCGATCGACAACCGGGATGGCGATTTCACCGCCGTCGAGCTCACGACGGTCGACGATCGGGGGACCGCCCTCTCGAACCGCTCCGTCGAGGACGAAGCCGAAATCACCGTGGATGCGCCTGAAACCGGGCGGTACGAACTGTCTATCGTCGCCGCCGGGACCGCCAGCGTGACGGTGCGCTTGCAGCAGGACTAG
- a CDS encoding DUF2237 domain-containing protein, with the protein MPERNVLGGELAVCGTDPTTGFERDGCCGTHPDDRGRHELCAVMTDEFLSFSKQRGNDLVTPRPELQFPGLEPGDRWCLCLGRWLEALEATRTRHLPETTVPFVVLDATNEAVLDSVDLETLEKHAYDV; encoded by the coding sequence ATGCCCGAACGGAACGTTCTCGGCGGGGAACTCGCCGTCTGTGGTACTGATCCGACGACTGGTTTCGAGCGCGACGGGTGCTGTGGAACGCATCCTGACGATCGCGGGAGACACGAACTCTGTGCTGTGATGACGGATGAGTTCCTCTCGTTCAGCAAACAGCGTGGCAACGATCTCGTGACGCCGCGTCCGGAGTTGCAGTTTCCGGGGCTCGAACCCGGCGATCGCTGGTGTCTCTGTCTCGGACGATGGCTCGAGGCCCTCGAAGCCACACGGACCCGCCACCTTCCGGAGACGACCGTCCCGTTCGTCGTTCTCGACGCGACGAACGAGGCGGTACTGGATTCCGTAGACCTCGAGACGCTCGAAAAGCACGCGTATGACGTGTGA
- a CDS encoding S8 family serine peptidase, translating into MKQQRRQTVRRRNILQATAGAIFVGALGVSTTFAGVATASSGDPRYVITANQNAKPRIERAGFDVSHGLADDTVLIVVGSEEDQAELERIPGVQHVTRDIEFKLDEVLVDDSAMDKSAGLHPEGAETPEYWDFQWEKRRINVREAHEIATGAGTTIAIVDTGIQPDHPDLGNLNETDSIAIIEGERIEAGEPIDVGPFSHGTMVAGIAAAQGEGILGTAPDAELVSIRVFSEEGFATGVDVLLALEYAAEIGADAVNLSLGTVPLPPEANAAGLRAARERVANQVVRDGTVITASAGNGNANLQHGGWFRFYSSLAGTIAASATGADDLLTFYSDYGTNVIDVAAPGGGMADAVKSYCGILEYFFEDRIAEPGEQTQVCFAYPDAVFPIPVPPDYPGAECFHCTTSDYPFPLNAILSTTYNPFTGEYGYEWQGGTSFAAPHVAGLVALVRELDPTMNPRRVASAIQQGAEGSAGRSDPEVGAGRINALSTVQRVKG; encoded by the coding sequence ATGAAACAACAGCGTAGACAGACCGTTAGACGGCGCAATATCCTCCAAGCAACCGCAGGAGCGATCTTCGTCGGTGCGCTGGGAGTATCGACGACGTTCGCAGGAGTCGCTACTGCAAGTAGCGGCGACCCACGGTACGTCATCACTGCAAACCAGAACGCGAAACCACGGATCGAGCGCGCGGGATTCGACGTCAGTCACGGGCTCGCTGACGACACGGTGCTGATTGTCGTCGGATCGGAGGAAGATCAAGCCGAGCTCGAACGGATTCCCGGTGTCCAACACGTCACGCGGGACATCGAGTTCAAACTCGACGAGGTCCTCGTCGACGATTCCGCGATGGATAAATCCGCGGGACTCCATCCCGAAGGAGCGGAAACACCGGAGTACTGGGATTTCCAGTGGGAAAAGCGACGGATCAACGTCCGTGAAGCCCACGAGATAGCAACCGGTGCGGGCACGACGATCGCCATCGTCGACACAGGCATTCAACCGGATCATCCCGACCTCGGCAATCTGAACGAAACGGATAGCATCGCGATCATCGAAGGAGAGCGAATCGAAGCCGGCGAACCGATCGACGTGGGCCCGTTCTCGCATGGAACGATGGTTGCCGGCATCGCAGCTGCGCAAGGCGAAGGGATACTCGGAACCGCCCCGGACGCGGAGCTCGTCTCTATTCGCGTCTTTTCCGAAGAGGGGTTCGCCACAGGCGTCGACGTCCTGCTCGCGCTGGAGTACGCCGCCGAAATCGGCGCTGACGCGGTGAATCTCAGTCTGGGGACCGTCCCGTTACCACCCGAGGCGAATGCGGCCGGACTCAGAGCCGCCAGGGAGCGAGTCGCAAACCAGGTCGTCAGGGACGGGACAGTCATCACCGCTTCTGCGGGGAACGGTAACGCGAACCTCCAGCACGGTGGGTGGTTCCGGTTCTACTCCAGCCTGGCCGGGACGATAGCCGCGAGCGCGACCGGTGCCGACGATCTGTTGACGTTCTATTCGGATTACGGCACCAACGTGATCGACGTTGCCGCACCCGGAGGCGGAATGGCCGATGCCGTAAAGAGCTACTGTGGTATTCTGGAATATTTTTTCGAGGACAGGATTGCCGAGCCGGGCGAACAGACCCAGGTCTGTTTCGCGTATCCCGATGCGGTGTTTCCGATTCCCGTTCCGCCGGACTATCCGGGTGCCGAGTGCTTCCACTGTACCACATCCGATTACCCGTTCCCGCTCAACGCGATCCTCTCGACCACGTACAACCCCTTCACCGGGGAGTACGGATACGAGTGGCAGGGTGGAACGTCATTCGCGGCGCCACACGTCGCCGGGCTCGTCGCTCTCGTCCGGGAACTCGACCCGACCATGAATCCACGGCGCGTTGCTTCCGCGATTCAACAGGGTGCCGAGGGGAGTGCTGGGCGGAGCGACCCCGAAGTCGGTGCCGGACGGATCAACGCCTTGAGCACCGTCCAACGAGTCAAGGGCTAA
- a CDS encoding oligosaccharide flippase family protein: MCRDDETIPEDEQDALLSIAHGAVVTSGGVSGQRLLITAVEVVLARGLGPTAYGVYALAWRIAQILVRLVTFGSVPALQRYVPAYDEKPGRRATVVGLAYTTTVGFGVAIAAGVWWLSPWIDAVTVEEPAFVPTMRWFGALVVLLGIVMIVSGIFRAVGSARGEVLFNKLLRPGVRLVAAVVALALGYSVIGVAAAIVFGTGLLVVFAVPIAARVTAIRPSVRAARSEARRFYNHAAPVAMSSLGKVFQNRIDVLLVGALLTAVAAGVYNALLVLIAIAWIPLQSFNQLLPPIASDLYSNDRLETLNAIYTSVTRLIVTTVVPFLAVLVVYGRELLALFGPTYVQGYVPLVVYLGGVFVGSAVGATGWLLMMTDHQYARMILDWLLAVLNVVLTYAFILRFGLVGAALGTSLAISVQNGLQVLLLRRFEGLWPFDRTFFTPIAAGVVAGIAMWAVRIGLPGGLAVLPGIVVGVATYLGALHLLGVDPRDRFVVRELAAGYRADLSALRGEPGR; this comes from the coding sequence GTGTGTCGAGACGACGAGACGATTCCGGAGGACGAACAGGACGCTCTCCTTTCGATCGCCCATGGCGCAGTCGTCACCTCCGGCGGTGTCTCCGGCCAGCGACTCCTGATCACCGCCGTCGAGGTCGTCCTCGCACGGGGGCTCGGACCGACCGCCTACGGCGTCTACGCGCTGGCCTGGCGGATCGCACAGATCCTCGTCCGGCTGGTCACGTTCGGGAGCGTCCCGGCGCTACAGCGATACGTTCCCGCCTACGACGAGAAGCCGGGACGCCGAGCGACCGTTGTCGGACTGGCCTACACGACCACGGTGGGGTTCGGCGTCGCCATCGCGGCGGGCGTGTGGTGGCTATCGCCCTGGATCGACGCCGTCACCGTGGAAGAACCGGCGTTCGTACCGACGATGCGGTGGTTCGGTGCGCTGGTGGTGCTGCTCGGTATCGTCATGATCGTCTCCGGCATTTTCCGGGCGGTCGGCTCCGCACGCGGTGAGGTGCTGTTCAACAAACTGCTCCGGCCGGGGGTTCGACTCGTCGCCGCGGTCGTCGCACTCGCGCTCGGGTACTCGGTGATCGGCGTCGCCGCCGCAATCGTCTTCGGGACGGGCCTCCTCGTCGTGTTCGCCGTCCCGATCGCGGCACGCGTGACGGCGATTCGGCCGTCCGTGCGTGCCGCCCGAAGCGAAGCCCGGCGGTTCTACAACCACGCGGCACCCGTCGCGATGAGCAGCCTCGGCAAGGTGTTTCAGAACCGAATCGACGTCCTGCTCGTGGGGGCGCTGCTCACGGCGGTGGCGGCGGGCGTGTACAACGCACTCCTCGTGTTGATCGCCATCGCGTGGATCCCGCTGCAGTCGTTCAACCAGTTGCTGCCGCCGATCGCGTCGGACCTCTACTCGAACGATCGGCTGGAGACGCTGAACGCGATCTACACCTCCGTGACCCGCCTGATCGTCACCACCGTCGTTCCCTTCCTCGCGGTCCTCGTCGTCTACGGACGGGAACTTCTCGCGCTGTTCGGACCGACGTACGTGCAGGGATACGTCCCGCTGGTCGTATACCTGGGGGGTGTCTTCGTGGGCAGCGCCGTCGGTGCGACCGGCTGGCTGTTGATGATGACCGACCACCAGTACGCCCGGATGATCCTCGACTGGCTGCTCGCGGTGCTGAACGTGGTGTTGACCTACGCGTTCATCCTGCGGTTCGGGCTCGTCGGCGCGGCCCTCGGGACGTCTCTCGCTATCTCGGTCCAGAACGGGCTCCAGGTGCTGTTGTTGCGCCGGTTCGAGGGGCTGTGGCCGTTCGACCGGACGTTCTTCACCCCGATTGCAGCCGGCGTAGTGGCCGGGATCGCGATGTGGGCTGTCCGGATCGGATTGCCGGGTGGCCTCGCCGTCCTCCCCGGAATCGTCGTCGGCGTGGCGACGTACCTGGGTGCGCTTCACCTACTCGGCGTCGACCCCCGCGACCGGTTCGTCGTTCGCGAACTCGCGGCGGGTTACCGGGCCGATCTATCGGCTCTGCGTGGAGAGCCAGGCCGATGA
- a CDS encoding ATP-binding protein, giving the protein MTAFVNRSEELARLHDLFESDRAELGVVYGRRRLGKTRLVKKALEGIEDAIFYQARQKTAELQIEQFVEAASDSFPGIENIRLDWEPLLTYLGKRDATVVLDEFPYLIEQDESLPSVLQALFDHEFDSSSTTFVLVGSSISMMEEATVLGDSPLYGRTSMKLDIRQLPFEYVSAFLSDEASADEIVRAWSVFGGVPYYLEELDDDRSLGDNVQQLVLSRHGSLRNEPEYVLRMELTEPTRYFSILEAIAGGATSRNEIAGATGIEYNQLSMYLDRLSRLRLIERHVPVTEKPERSKRSQYRLRDPLFRFWFRFLYGSTDRYDQFGENAYERLVEPEMADFIAPAFEALCCRGLWTLYDETPLVDVGQWWYQDHEIDVVGLTDAEALVVGECKYRSSRTGHDALRSLESHVEELRWTPPSGGSRHIEYALFSRAGFTESLRDTAAERGDLRLFELEDVVDALRN; this is encoded by the coding sequence ATGACTGCCTTCGTGAATCGGTCGGAGGAACTCGCCCGTCTGCACGATCTCTTCGAGTCGGACCGTGCCGAACTCGGCGTCGTGTACGGTCGGCGGCGGCTCGGGAAAACGCGGCTCGTGAAGAAGGCGCTCGAAGGCATCGAAGACGCGATCTTCTATCAAGCACGGCAAAAGACCGCCGAGCTCCAGATCGAACAGTTTGTTGAGGCGGCGAGCGACTCGTTCCCGGGTATCGAGAATATCCGCCTCGACTGGGAACCGTTGCTCACGTACCTCGGCAAGCGTGACGCGACCGTCGTCCTCGACGAGTTTCCGTATCTGATTGAGCAGGACGAGAGTCTCCCGTCCGTACTACAGGCACTGTTCGACCACGAGTTCGATTCCTCGAGTACCACGTTCGTCCTTGTGGGATCGTCGATCAGCATGATGGAGGAGGCGACGGTCCTCGGTGACAGCCCCCTGTACGGACGGACCTCGATGAAACTCGACATCCGCCAGCTCCCGTTCGAGTACGTCTCGGCGTTCCTCTCGGACGAGGCGTCAGCAGACGAGATCGTGCGTGCATGGAGCGTGTTCGGCGGCGTTCCGTACTACCTCGAGGAACTGGACGATGACCGCTCACTCGGCGACAACGTCCAGCAGTTGGTCCTCAGCCGTCATGGCTCACTTCGAAACGAGCCGGAGTATGTTCTCAGGATGGAGCTGACGGAGCCGACCCGGTACTTCTCGATCCTCGAAGCGATCGCCGGCGGAGCGACCAGCCGCAACGAGATCGCCGGTGCGACCGGAATCGAGTACAACCAGCTGTCGATGTACCTCGACCGGCTCTCGCGACTACGCCTCATCGAACGACACGTTCCCGTCACTGAGAAGCCCGAACGCTCCAAACGCAGCCAGTACCGGCTCCGAGACCCGCTTTTCCGGTTCTGGTTCCGGTTCCTGTACGGGAGCACTGATCGGTACGATCAGTTCGGCGAGAACGCGTACGAGCGGCTGGTCGAGCCGGAGATGGCCGACTTTATCGCGCCGGCGTTCGAGGCCCTCTGTTGTCGGGGCCTGTGGACGCTATACGACGAGACCCCACTCGTCGACGTCGGACAGTGGTGGTATCAGGACCACGAGATCGACGTCGTCGGTCTTACTGACGCGGAGGCGCTCGTCGTCGGCGAGTGCAAGTACCGCTCGTCGCGGACCGGCCACGACGCGCTCCGCTCGCTGGAGTCGCACGTCGAAGAGCTCCGGTGGACGCCGCCAAGTGGTGGGTCCCGGCACATCGAGTACGCCCTGTTCTCACGCGCCGGCTTCACCGAGAGCCTGCGTGATACTGCTGCCGAGCGCGGGGATCTTCGACTCTTCGAACTCGAGGACGTCGTCGATGCGCTCCGGAACTAG
- a CDS encoding transposase, with amino-acid sequence MSNQVVTRTIKASIDNPSQVRDDLDSHGFAASKLWNVGRWTIQRVWDAIGHIPDADELCSYLKYHDRYADLHSQSSQRVLQELGEAFTSWYEQDDPDANPPGYRKHGDEHPRSTVTWKNQGFKLDTQYDRVRLSKGTNMKESRYAADYILCEYTPQTDRTLADAESVQTVRAVWNGQRWELHFVCKMRVDSPETPGEKTAGIDLGICNTAAVSLGDETLLYPGNALKEDAHYFRHEEYDTEGENGPSQKAQWARRKKSRRQDHFLHALSKDIVAQCVQHGVGTIAVGHPKEIRADTDWGRHGNKRLHDWAFETLLSHIEYKAEERGIDVERVDEAGLKTSKTCCQCGTVADSNRVERGLYVCEECGLVANSDLNGAENMRATVTPNPGEDRSNGCLAQPSVRLFDTSTGRVAPQEQVVP; translated from the coding sequence GTGTCGAATCAAGTCGTCACTCGGACCATCAAAGCGAGTATCGACAACCCCTCGCAAGTCCGTGACGATCTCGATTCGCATGGCTTCGCCGCCAGCAAACTGTGGAACGTCGGGCGATGGACAATTCAGCGCGTCTGGGACGCTATCGGTCACATTCCAGACGCCGACGAGTTGTGTTCGTATCTCAAATACCACGACCGCTACGCGGATTTGCACTCTCAATCCAGTCAGCGAGTTCTTCAAGAACTCGGTGAAGCGTTCACATCATGGTACGAACAGGATGACCCCGACGCGAATCCGCCCGGCTACCGCAAGCATGGCGATGAACATCCACGCTCAACGGTGACGTGGAAAAATCAGGGCTTCAAACTCGACACGCAATACGACCGTGTTCGGCTCTCCAAGGGGACGAATATGAAAGAGTCGCGGTACGCCGCTGACTACATTCTCTGTGAATACACGCCACAGACAGACCGGACGCTGGCTGATGCCGAAAGCGTCCAGACTGTGCGTGCGGTCTGGAACGGCCAGCGGTGGGAACTGCATTTCGTCTGCAAGATGCGGGTTGACTCACCGGAGACACCCGGTGAGAAGACAGCAGGGATCGACCTCGGCATCTGCAACACAGCCGCAGTCTCGCTTGGAGACGAGACGCTGCTGTATCCAGGGAATGCCCTGAAAGAAGACGCGCACTACTTCCGACACGAAGAGTACGATACGGAAGGCGAGAACGGCCCCAGCCAGAAAGCACAGTGGGCCCGCCGGAAGAAATCACGGCGACAAGACCACTTCCTGCACGCACTGTCGAAAGACATTGTAGCCCAGTGTGTGCAACACGGCGTCGGTACGATCGCAGTTGGGCATCCAAAAGAGATTCGTGCTGATACAGACTGGGGACGCCACGGCAACAAACGGTTGCACGACTGGGCGTTCGAGACGCTTCTCAGTCACATCGAGTACAAGGCCGAAGAGCGCGGGATCGACGTAGAGCGGGTCGATGAAGCGGGATTGAAAACGTCGAAAACGTGTTGTCAGTGTGGGACGGTAGCCGACTCAAACCGTGTTGAACGTGGGCTGTACGTCTGTGAGGAGTGTGGTCTGGTCGCCAATAGCGATTTAAACGGGGCGGAGAATATGCGAGCGACGGTAACTCCAAATCCTGGAGAGGATAGGAGTAACGGCTGTTTGGCACAGCCATCGGTACGCCTGTTCGACACATCCACGGGGCGAGTAGCCCCACAAGAACAGGTCGTCCCGTAA
- a CDS encoding ribbon-helix-helix domain-containing protein gives MSEASSPPEKTTVNIRITETFLSDVDATWEDLGYNSRSEFVRDVLRDAVKHPEFNRADLKAIAASEVDIQEGRTHSSEEIKAEYGRDDANER, from the coding sequence ATGTCCGAAGCTAGTTCACCGCCTGAAAAAACGACTGTCAACATCCGAATCACGGAGACGTTTCTCTCCGATGTCGACGCAACGTGGGAAGACCTCGGATACAACAGCCGTAGCGAGTTCGTCCGCGACGTCCTTCGTGACGCGGTCAAGCATCCCGAGTTCAACCGTGCGGATCTCAAGGCGATCGCTGCGAGCGAGGTCGACATTCAAGAGGGCCGAACACACTCCAGCGAGGAGATCAAAGCGGAGTACGGTCGTGACGATGCAAACGAGCGATGA
- a CDS encoding type II toxin-antitoxin system RelE/ParE family toxin, with product MSEEWDWQLTDRSKRQFDALDEYARDRIISKLEEVVTDQWREPTDHLEPLAGAPHQKLRVGQFRLGCRADRDQRVLYVVAIRKRGGNAYRGDD from the coding sequence ATGAGCGAGGAGTGGGACTGGCAGCTCACTGATCGGTCGAAGCGACAATTCGACGCACTCGACGAATACGCTCGCGATCGGATCATCTCCAAGCTTGAGGAAGTTGTCACCGATCAATGGCGGGAGCCAACGGACCACCTCGAACCGCTTGCGGGAGCCCCACATCAGAAGCTTCGGGTCGGACAGTTCCGGCTCGGCTGCCGCGCTGATCGTGACCAACGAGTACTGTACGTGGTCGCGATCAGAAAACGGGGAGGCAACGCGTACAGAGGCGACGATTGA